A portion of the Phyllopteryx taeniolatus isolate TA_2022b chromosome 15, UOR_Ptae_1.2, whole genome shotgun sequence genome contains these proteins:
- the golga2 gene encoding golgin subfamily A member 2 isoform X1, whose translation MTWFVRAVDYHSSSSSRMADQSRQIKLAAAKKKLKEFQQKSSPTSVGGERGGGVLGGAGAKKKRKVKGPNQYDPSSIDRNSPDNFDNILKALSQSNGLILPAYGKSQTVADMETIGSSGPSPRGELDPHSSLTNTTSTNTTTNLQSVGHHTDMLQDYPDTNGNESLAEENRPLSSTESLRQLSQQLNGLVSESSAAHVNGDFAPSVGERELDSRNQELSAALESSTLTNSQLNTKLDQLAQQSQELADQLQKERKEFEQKFSIEQGAMREQLQVHIQTIAILVSEKSELQTALQYTQQAARQKAGEAEELNSRLQSTKQRVSELERTLSSVSTQQKQFEKHNKELEKERDALRLEVFRQNNLSDESKQQSSELSEQLRQRAQETGALRLEVEDLHKRLEITDLMLQQCSTQSDPSSANQQIQLLLEEKQQIEVHNHQLMESVAQLKTERDYYAEQIQEGGRIWKDKTEQLLTQVSLVAEERDRNIERVQELEGTITELKNAAAVLSQERENQTAAEPQSSGPSERELAQQEALNTLQLEKDSLDAHYQSQLRDNEQLSRLCSEQEARLLTLEEQAESQAQEADNRRRMLEEVQSDKATISRALTQNRTLKDQLAELQNGFVQLTNENMELTTAMQSEQHVKKELARKMGELQEQLHNVKEQLEEKYKEAQGLAEQRDQVAAHLQQYSGAYQALASEREQLNQQYFTQSQLMDRLQHDESQGRAQLEVSQNELKRAQEHLDHLAKDNEHLKAEVRELLNSSALRLAPRDEGDGVESQLPQESIAESSAIVIPQDFESQKEMEEFIRGALAGLEAQRDEARRQLSEEHRLHMAAKHQAAVALSLEQHSHRGHHDHDRHHDHQHTQGQNSHCEHHLQHSERGGVPVEVHQALQTAMEKLQQRFTSLMQEKADLKERVEELEHRCIQLSGETDTIGEYIALYQSQRAIMKQKHQEKEHYISMLAQDKEEMKAKLAELQDLVMRLVAERNDWYSRYAGAVGGVASANPDLLPVGNDHRHPKEHALGDDLNAGSEAEAMEIIPLSEPTASQEAPSPDPSPPAEPKEDGTARQIMQLLQEIQNPQGPPRLPPFMGENPCIPFFYRPDEQDEVKILVV comes from the exons ATGACGTGGTTCGTCCGGGCCGTTGACtaccacagcagcagcagcagcaggatggCGGACCAGAGCAGGCAAATAAAACTTGCCGCAGCCAAGAAAAag CTGAAGGAGTTCCAGCAGAAGAGCTCTCCGACCAGTgttggaggagaaagaggaggaggagttttAGGTGGCGCAGGAGccaagaagaagaggaaagtCAAGGGACCCAACCAGTACGATCCATCCTCGATTGACAGAAACTCTCCAGACAAT TTTGACAATATTCTCAAAGCACTTAGTCAAAGCAATGGCCTAATCCTACCTGCATATGGCAAAAGTCAG ACCGTAGCCGACATGGAGACCATCGGGTCCTCGGGTCCCTCGCCAAGGGGCGAGCTTGACCCACACTCATCCCTGACTAACACTACTAGCACTAACACCACTACTAACCTCCAGAGTGTCGGCCACCACACTGACATGCTGCAG GACTACCCTGACACCAATGGCAATGAGAGTTTAGCAGAGGAGAATAG ACCACTGTCTTCCACAGAGAGCCTGCGACAGCTCTCTCAGCAACTGAACGGCCTGGTCTCTGAA TCCTCTGCTGCACATGTGAATGGTGACTTTGCCCCGTCTGTCGGCGAGAGAGAATTGGAC AGTCGGAACCAGGAGCTGTCTGCTGCCCTGGAGTCCAGCACCTTAACAAACTCTCAGCTCAATACCAAGCTTGACCAGCTG GCACAACAATCTCAGGAGCTTGCAGATCAGCTGCAGaag GAGCGAAAGGAATTTGAGCAAAAGTTTTCCATAGAGCAGGGAGCCATGCGGGAGCAGCTACAG GTTCACATTCAAACCATTGCCATATTGGTGTCGGAGAAATCTGAGCTACAGACCGCACTACAGTACACACAACAGGCCGCACGGCAGAAAGCAG GGGAGGCAGAGGAGCTGAATAGTCGACTGCAGTCAACAAAGCAGAGGGTGTCGGAGCTGGAGAGAACGCTTTCCTCAGTATCGACACAACAGAAACAGTTTGAAAAG CACAACAAAGAGttagaaaaagagagagatgcCCTGAGGCTAGAggtatttagacaaaa cAATTTGAGCGACGAGTCCAAACAGCAGAGCTCGGAGCTGTCAGAGCAGCTGAGGCAGAGAGCGCAAGAGACTGGAGCATTGCGGCTGGAGGTGGAGGATCTCCACAAGAGGCTTGAGATCACcgacctcatgttgcagcag TGCTCCACCCAGTCGGACCCAAGTAGTGCCAACCAGCAGATCCAGTTACTGCTGGAAGAAAAGCAACAGATAGAAGTGCACAATCACCAG CTGATGGAGTCGGTTGCCCAGCTGAAGACAGAGAGGGACTATTATGCAGAGCAGATCCAGGAGGGGGGCCGCATTTGGAAAGACAAAACAGAGCAACTTTTAACACAA GTGTCACTGGTTGCAGAGGAGAGGGACAGAAACATTGAACGAGTCCAAGAACTTGAAGGTACAATCACAGAGCTGAAAAATGCTGCAG CAGTACTTTCCCAAGAGAGAGAAAACCAGACTGCTGCAGAACCTCAGTCCTCAGGCCCTTCAGAGAGGGAATTAGCTCAACAGGAGGCACTCAACACTTTGCAACTGGAAAAGGACTCTCTCGATGCGCATTACCAGTCACAG CTGCGTGACAATGAGCAGCTGAGTCGCCTGTGCTCAGAGCAAGAAGCGCGTCTGTTGACTCTGGAGGAGCAGGCTGAGAGCCAGGCCCAGGAGGCCGACAACCGTCGCCGCATGCTGGAAGAAGTTCAGTCTGACAAAGCGACCATCAGCCGTGCTCTCACGCAGAACCGAACACTAAAGGACCAGCTTGCTGAGCTGCAGAATGGCTTTGTTCAATtg ACAAATGAGAACATGGAGCTGACCACCGCCATGCAGTCTGAGCAGCATGTTAAGAAGGAACTTGCGCGCAAGATGGGCGAGCTTCAAGAGCAGCTGCACAACGTCAAGGAGCAG CTGGAAGAGAAATACAAGGAGGCTCAAGGTCTGGCCGAGCAGAGGGACCAGGTGGCGGCCCACCTGCAGCAGTACAGCGGCGCCTACCAGGCGCTGGCCTCCGAGAGGGAGCAGCTCAACCAGCAGTATTTCACGCAGAGCCAGCTCATGGACCGGCTGCAGCATGATGAGTCCCAGGGCCGCGCTCAGCTGGAAGTCAGCCAGAATGAACTGAAGCGAGCACAG GAGCATTTGGATCATTTGGCGAAAGATAATGAACATTTGAAGGCTGAGGTGAGGGAGCTGCTCAACAGTTCAGCTCTACGCTTGGCACCCAGAGATGAAG GAGACGGAGTGGAAAGCCAGTTGCCTCAAGAGAGCATTGCTGAATCATCCGCCATTGTCATCCCGCAAGACTTTGAGAGCCAGAAAGAAATG GAAGAGTTCATCCGCGGTGCGTTGGCCGGGTTGGAGGCGCAGCGAGACGAGGCCAGGAGGCAGCTGAGTGAGGAGCACCGACTCCACATGGCCGCAAAGCACCAGGCTGCTGTGGCTCTCAGCCTCGAGCAGCACAGCCACCGTGGGCATCATGATCACGATCGCCATCATGATCATCAGCACACTCAGGGCCAAAATAGTCACTGTGAACACCATCTCCAACATTCAG AAAGAGGAGGAGTACCAGTGGAAGTTCATCAAGCGTTACAGACGGCAATGGAGAAACTCCAGCAGCGGTTCACTTCGCTCATGCAGGAGAAGGCCGATCTGAAGGAGCGCGTGGAGGAGCTGGAGCACCGCTGCATCCAGCTGTCCGGCGAGACAGACACCATCG GAGAGTACATTGCCCTGTACCAGAGCCAGAGGGCCATCATGAAGCAGAAGCACCAGGAGAAGGAGCATTACATCAGCATGCTAGCTCAGGACAAAGAGGAGATGAAG GCAAAGCTGGCAGAGCTGCAGGACCTGGTCATGAGGCTGGTGGCTGAGCGGAATGACTGGTACAGCAGATACGCCGGTGCAGTGGGCGGCGTGGCCTCTGCGAACCCCGACCTCCTTCCTGTTGGCAACGACCACCGTCACCCCAAAGAACATGCACTCGGTGACGACCTCAATGCTGGTAGCGAAGCAG AAGCCATGGAGATCATCCCTCTTTCTGAGCCCACCGCCAGCCAGGAAGCCCCCTCGCCTGACCCCTCGCCCCCCGCTGAGCCCAAGGAGGACGGCACGGCGCGCCAGATCATGCAACTGCTGCAGGAGATCCAGAACCCGCAGGGGCCACCGCGGCTGCCCCCCTTCATGGGCGAGAATCCCTGCATCCCCTTCTTCTACCGTCCCGACGAGCAAGACGAGGTCAAGATCCTGGTGGTGTGA
- the golga2 gene encoding golgin subfamily A member 2 isoform X4, with product MTWFVRAVDYHSSSSSRMADQSRQIKLAAAKKKLKEFQQKSSPTSVGGERGGGVLGGAGAKKKRKVKGPNQYDPSSIDRNSPDNFDNILKALSQSNGLILPAYGKSQTVADMETIGSSGPSPRGELDPHSSLTNTTSTNTTTNLQSVGHHTDMLQDYPDTNGNESLAEENRPLSSTESLRQLSQQLNGLVSESSAAHVNGDFAPSVGERELDAQQSQELADQLQKERKEFEQKFSIEQGAMREQLQVHIQTIAILVSEKSELQTALQYTQQAARQKAGEAEELNSRLQSTKQRVSELERTLSSVSTQQKQFEKHNKELEKERDALRLEVFRQNNLSDESKQQSSELSEQLRQRAQETGALRLEVEDLHKRLEITDLMLQQCSTQSDPSSANQQIQLLLEEKQQIEVHNHQLMESVAQLKTERDYYAEQIQEGGRIWKDKTEQLLTQVSLVAEERDRNIERVQELEGTITELKNAAAVLSQERENQTAAEPQSSGPSERELAQQEALNTLQLEKDSLDAHYQSQLRDNEQLSRLCSEQEARLLTLEEQAESQAQEADNRRRMLEEVQSDKATISRALTQNRTLKDQLAELQNGFVQLTNENMELTTAMQSEQHVKKELARKMGELQEQLHNVKEQLEEKYKEAQGLAEQRDQVAAHLQQYSGAYQALASEREQLNQQYFTQSQLMDRLQHDESQGRAQLEVSQNELKRAQEHLDHLAKDNEHLKAEVRELLNSSALRLAPRDEGDGVESQLPQESIAESSAIVIPQDFESQKEMEEFIRGALAGLEAQRDEARRQLSEEHRLHMAAKHQAAVALSLEQHSHRGHHDHDRHHDHQHTQGQNSHCEHHLQHSERGGVPVEVHQALQTAMEKLQQRFTSLMQEKADLKERVEELEHRCIQLSGETDTIGEYIALYQSQRAIMKQKHQEKEHYISMLAQDKEEMKAKLAELQDLVMRLVAERNDWYSRYAGAVGGVASANPDLLPVGNDHRHPKEHALGDDLNAGSEAEAMEIIPLSEPTASQEAPSPDPSPPAEPKEDGTARQIMQLLQEIQNPQGPPRLPPFMGENPCIPFFYRPDEQDEVKILVV from the exons ATGACGTGGTTCGTCCGGGCCGTTGACtaccacagcagcagcagcagcaggatggCGGACCAGAGCAGGCAAATAAAACTTGCCGCAGCCAAGAAAAag CTGAAGGAGTTCCAGCAGAAGAGCTCTCCGACCAGTgttggaggagaaagaggaggaggagttttAGGTGGCGCAGGAGccaagaagaagaggaaagtCAAGGGACCCAACCAGTACGATCCATCCTCGATTGACAGAAACTCTCCAGACAAT TTTGACAATATTCTCAAAGCACTTAGTCAAAGCAATGGCCTAATCCTACCTGCATATGGCAAAAGTCAG ACCGTAGCCGACATGGAGACCATCGGGTCCTCGGGTCCCTCGCCAAGGGGCGAGCTTGACCCACACTCATCCCTGACTAACACTACTAGCACTAACACCACTACTAACCTCCAGAGTGTCGGCCACCACACTGACATGCTGCAG GACTACCCTGACACCAATGGCAATGAGAGTTTAGCAGAGGAGAATAG ACCACTGTCTTCCACAGAGAGCCTGCGACAGCTCTCTCAGCAACTGAACGGCCTGGTCTCTGAA TCCTCTGCTGCACATGTGAATGGTGACTTTGCCCCGTCTGTCGGCGAGAGAGAATTGGAC GCACAACAATCTCAGGAGCTTGCAGATCAGCTGCAGaag GAGCGAAAGGAATTTGAGCAAAAGTTTTCCATAGAGCAGGGAGCCATGCGGGAGCAGCTACAG GTTCACATTCAAACCATTGCCATATTGGTGTCGGAGAAATCTGAGCTACAGACCGCACTACAGTACACACAACAGGCCGCACGGCAGAAAGCAG GGGAGGCAGAGGAGCTGAATAGTCGACTGCAGTCAACAAAGCAGAGGGTGTCGGAGCTGGAGAGAACGCTTTCCTCAGTATCGACACAACAGAAACAGTTTGAAAAG CACAACAAAGAGttagaaaaagagagagatgcCCTGAGGCTAGAggtatttagacaaaa cAATTTGAGCGACGAGTCCAAACAGCAGAGCTCGGAGCTGTCAGAGCAGCTGAGGCAGAGAGCGCAAGAGACTGGAGCATTGCGGCTGGAGGTGGAGGATCTCCACAAGAGGCTTGAGATCACcgacctcatgttgcagcag TGCTCCACCCAGTCGGACCCAAGTAGTGCCAACCAGCAGATCCAGTTACTGCTGGAAGAAAAGCAACAGATAGAAGTGCACAATCACCAG CTGATGGAGTCGGTTGCCCAGCTGAAGACAGAGAGGGACTATTATGCAGAGCAGATCCAGGAGGGGGGCCGCATTTGGAAAGACAAAACAGAGCAACTTTTAACACAA GTGTCACTGGTTGCAGAGGAGAGGGACAGAAACATTGAACGAGTCCAAGAACTTGAAGGTACAATCACAGAGCTGAAAAATGCTGCAG CAGTACTTTCCCAAGAGAGAGAAAACCAGACTGCTGCAGAACCTCAGTCCTCAGGCCCTTCAGAGAGGGAATTAGCTCAACAGGAGGCACTCAACACTTTGCAACTGGAAAAGGACTCTCTCGATGCGCATTACCAGTCACAG CTGCGTGACAATGAGCAGCTGAGTCGCCTGTGCTCAGAGCAAGAAGCGCGTCTGTTGACTCTGGAGGAGCAGGCTGAGAGCCAGGCCCAGGAGGCCGACAACCGTCGCCGCATGCTGGAAGAAGTTCAGTCTGACAAAGCGACCATCAGCCGTGCTCTCACGCAGAACCGAACACTAAAGGACCAGCTTGCTGAGCTGCAGAATGGCTTTGTTCAATtg ACAAATGAGAACATGGAGCTGACCACCGCCATGCAGTCTGAGCAGCATGTTAAGAAGGAACTTGCGCGCAAGATGGGCGAGCTTCAAGAGCAGCTGCACAACGTCAAGGAGCAG CTGGAAGAGAAATACAAGGAGGCTCAAGGTCTGGCCGAGCAGAGGGACCAGGTGGCGGCCCACCTGCAGCAGTACAGCGGCGCCTACCAGGCGCTGGCCTCCGAGAGGGAGCAGCTCAACCAGCAGTATTTCACGCAGAGCCAGCTCATGGACCGGCTGCAGCATGATGAGTCCCAGGGCCGCGCTCAGCTGGAAGTCAGCCAGAATGAACTGAAGCGAGCACAG GAGCATTTGGATCATTTGGCGAAAGATAATGAACATTTGAAGGCTGAGGTGAGGGAGCTGCTCAACAGTTCAGCTCTACGCTTGGCACCCAGAGATGAAG GAGACGGAGTGGAAAGCCAGTTGCCTCAAGAGAGCATTGCTGAATCATCCGCCATTGTCATCCCGCAAGACTTTGAGAGCCAGAAAGAAATG GAAGAGTTCATCCGCGGTGCGTTGGCCGGGTTGGAGGCGCAGCGAGACGAGGCCAGGAGGCAGCTGAGTGAGGAGCACCGACTCCACATGGCCGCAAAGCACCAGGCTGCTGTGGCTCTCAGCCTCGAGCAGCACAGCCACCGTGGGCATCATGATCACGATCGCCATCATGATCATCAGCACACTCAGGGCCAAAATAGTCACTGTGAACACCATCTCCAACATTCAG AAAGAGGAGGAGTACCAGTGGAAGTTCATCAAGCGTTACAGACGGCAATGGAGAAACTCCAGCAGCGGTTCACTTCGCTCATGCAGGAGAAGGCCGATCTGAAGGAGCGCGTGGAGGAGCTGGAGCACCGCTGCATCCAGCTGTCCGGCGAGACAGACACCATCG GAGAGTACATTGCCCTGTACCAGAGCCAGAGGGCCATCATGAAGCAGAAGCACCAGGAGAAGGAGCATTACATCAGCATGCTAGCTCAGGACAAAGAGGAGATGAAG GCAAAGCTGGCAGAGCTGCAGGACCTGGTCATGAGGCTGGTGGCTGAGCGGAATGACTGGTACAGCAGATACGCCGGTGCAGTGGGCGGCGTGGCCTCTGCGAACCCCGACCTCCTTCCTGTTGGCAACGACCACCGTCACCCCAAAGAACATGCACTCGGTGACGACCTCAATGCTGGTAGCGAAGCAG AAGCCATGGAGATCATCCCTCTTTCTGAGCCCACCGCCAGCCAGGAAGCCCCCTCGCCTGACCCCTCGCCCCCCGCTGAGCCCAAGGAGGACGGCACGGCGCGCCAGATCATGCAACTGCTGCAGGAGATCCAGAACCCGCAGGGGCCACCGCGGCTGCCCCCCTTCATGGGCGAGAATCCCTGCATCCCCTTCTTCTACCGTCCCGACGAGCAAGACGAGGTCAAGATCCTGGTGGTGTGA
- the golga2 gene encoding golgin subfamily A member 2 isoform X6, with translation MTWFVRAVDYHSSSSSRMADQSRQIKLAAAKKKLKEFQQKSSPTSVGGERGGGVLGGAGAKKKRKVKGPNQYDPSSIDRNSPDNDYPDTNGNESLAEENRPLSSTESLRQLSQQLNGLVSESSAAHVNGDFAPSVGERELDSRNQELSAALESSTLTNSQLNTKLDQLAQQSQELADQLQKERKEFEQKFSIEQGAMREQLQVHIQTIAILVSEKSELQTALQYTQQAARQKAGEAEELNSRLQSTKQRVSELERTLSSVSTQQKQFEKHNKELEKERDALRLEVFRQNNLSDESKQQSSELSEQLRQRAQETGALRLEVEDLHKRLEITDLMLQQCSTQSDPSSANQQIQLLLEEKQQIEVHNHQLMESVAQLKTERDYYAEQIQEGGRIWKDKTEQLLTQVSLVAEERDRNIERVQELEGTITELKNAAAVLSQERENQTAAEPQSSGPSERELAQQEALNTLQLEKDSLDAHYQSQLRDNEQLSRLCSEQEARLLTLEEQAESQAQEADNRRRMLEEVQSDKATISRALTQNRTLKDQLAELQNGFVQLTNENMELTTAMQSEQHVKKELARKMGELQEQLHNVKEQLEEKYKEAQGLAEQRDQVAAHLQQYSGAYQALASEREQLNQQYFTQSQLMDRLQHDESQGRAQLEVSQNELKRAQEHLDHLAKDNEHLKAEVRELLNSSALRLAPRDEGDGVESQLPQESIAESSAIVIPQDFESQKEMEEFIRGALAGLEAQRDEARRQLSEEHRLHMAAKHQAAVALSLEQHSHRGHHDHDRHHDHQHTQGQNSHCEHHLQHSERGGVPVEVHQALQTAMEKLQQRFTSLMQEKADLKERVEELEHRCIQLSGETDTIGEYIALYQSQRAIMKQKHQEKEHYISMLAQDKEEMKAKLAELQDLVMRLVAERNDWYSRYAGAVGGVASANPDLLPVGNDHRHPKEHALGDDLNAGSEAEAMEIIPLSEPTASQEAPSPDPSPPAEPKEDGTARQIMQLLQEIQNPQGPPRLPPFMGENPCIPFFYRPDEQDEVKILVV, from the exons ATGACGTGGTTCGTCCGGGCCGTTGACtaccacagcagcagcagcagcaggatggCGGACCAGAGCAGGCAAATAAAACTTGCCGCAGCCAAGAAAAag CTGAAGGAGTTCCAGCAGAAGAGCTCTCCGACCAGTgttggaggagaaagaggaggaggagttttAGGTGGCGCAGGAGccaagaagaagaggaaagtCAAGGGACCCAACCAGTACGATCCATCCTCGATTGACAGAAACTCTCCAGACAAT GACTACCCTGACACCAATGGCAATGAGAGTTTAGCAGAGGAGAATAG ACCACTGTCTTCCACAGAGAGCCTGCGACAGCTCTCTCAGCAACTGAACGGCCTGGTCTCTGAA TCCTCTGCTGCACATGTGAATGGTGACTTTGCCCCGTCTGTCGGCGAGAGAGAATTGGAC AGTCGGAACCAGGAGCTGTCTGCTGCCCTGGAGTCCAGCACCTTAACAAACTCTCAGCTCAATACCAAGCTTGACCAGCTG GCACAACAATCTCAGGAGCTTGCAGATCAGCTGCAGaag GAGCGAAAGGAATTTGAGCAAAAGTTTTCCATAGAGCAGGGAGCCATGCGGGAGCAGCTACAG GTTCACATTCAAACCATTGCCATATTGGTGTCGGAGAAATCTGAGCTACAGACCGCACTACAGTACACACAACAGGCCGCACGGCAGAAAGCAG GGGAGGCAGAGGAGCTGAATAGTCGACTGCAGTCAACAAAGCAGAGGGTGTCGGAGCTGGAGAGAACGCTTTCCTCAGTATCGACACAACAGAAACAGTTTGAAAAG CACAACAAAGAGttagaaaaagagagagatgcCCTGAGGCTAGAggtatttagacaaaa cAATTTGAGCGACGAGTCCAAACAGCAGAGCTCGGAGCTGTCAGAGCAGCTGAGGCAGAGAGCGCAAGAGACTGGAGCATTGCGGCTGGAGGTGGAGGATCTCCACAAGAGGCTTGAGATCACcgacctcatgttgcagcag TGCTCCACCCAGTCGGACCCAAGTAGTGCCAACCAGCAGATCCAGTTACTGCTGGAAGAAAAGCAACAGATAGAAGTGCACAATCACCAG CTGATGGAGTCGGTTGCCCAGCTGAAGACAGAGAGGGACTATTATGCAGAGCAGATCCAGGAGGGGGGCCGCATTTGGAAAGACAAAACAGAGCAACTTTTAACACAA GTGTCACTGGTTGCAGAGGAGAGGGACAGAAACATTGAACGAGTCCAAGAACTTGAAGGTACAATCACAGAGCTGAAAAATGCTGCAG CAGTACTTTCCCAAGAGAGAGAAAACCAGACTGCTGCAGAACCTCAGTCCTCAGGCCCTTCAGAGAGGGAATTAGCTCAACAGGAGGCACTCAACACTTTGCAACTGGAAAAGGACTCTCTCGATGCGCATTACCAGTCACAG CTGCGTGACAATGAGCAGCTGAGTCGCCTGTGCTCAGAGCAAGAAGCGCGTCTGTTGACTCTGGAGGAGCAGGCTGAGAGCCAGGCCCAGGAGGCCGACAACCGTCGCCGCATGCTGGAAGAAGTTCAGTCTGACAAAGCGACCATCAGCCGTGCTCTCACGCAGAACCGAACACTAAAGGACCAGCTTGCTGAGCTGCAGAATGGCTTTGTTCAATtg ACAAATGAGAACATGGAGCTGACCACCGCCATGCAGTCTGAGCAGCATGTTAAGAAGGAACTTGCGCGCAAGATGGGCGAGCTTCAAGAGCAGCTGCACAACGTCAAGGAGCAG CTGGAAGAGAAATACAAGGAGGCTCAAGGTCTGGCCGAGCAGAGGGACCAGGTGGCGGCCCACCTGCAGCAGTACAGCGGCGCCTACCAGGCGCTGGCCTCCGAGAGGGAGCAGCTCAACCAGCAGTATTTCACGCAGAGCCAGCTCATGGACCGGCTGCAGCATGATGAGTCCCAGGGCCGCGCTCAGCTGGAAGTCAGCCAGAATGAACTGAAGCGAGCACAG GAGCATTTGGATCATTTGGCGAAAGATAATGAACATTTGAAGGCTGAGGTGAGGGAGCTGCTCAACAGTTCAGCTCTACGCTTGGCACCCAGAGATGAAG GAGACGGAGTGGAAAGCCAGTTGCCTCAAGAGAGCATTGCTGAATCATCCGCCATTGTCATCCCGCAAGACTTTGAGAGCCAGAAAGAAATG GAAGAGTTCATCCGCGGTGCGTTGGCCGGGTTGGAGGCGCAGCGAGACGAGGCCAGGAGGCAGCTGAGTGAGGAGCACCGACTCCACATGGCCGCAAAGCACCAGGCTGCTGTGGCTCTCAGCCTCGAGCAGCACAGCCACCGTGGGCATCATGATCACGATCGCCATCATGATCATCAGCACACTCAGGGCCAAAATAGTCACTGTGAACACCATCTCCAACATTCAG AAAGAGGAGGAGTACCAGTGGAAGTTCATCAAGCGTTACAGACGGCAATGGAGAAACTCCAGCAGCGGTTCACTTCGCTCATGCAGGAGAAGGCCGATCTGAAGGAGCGCGTGGAGGAGCTGGAGCACCGCTGCATCCAGCTGTCCGGCGAGACAGACACCATCG GAGAGTACATTGCCCTGTACCAGAGCCAGAGGGCCATCATGAAGCAGAAGCACCAGGAGAAGGAGCATTACATCAGCATGCTAGCTCAGGACAAAGAGGAGATGAAG GCAAAGCTGGCAGAGCTGCAGGACCTGGTCATGAGGCTGGTGGCTGAGCGGAATGACTGGTACAGCAGATACGCCGGTGCAGTGGGCGGCGTGGCCTCTGCGAACCCCGACCTCCTTCCTGTTGGCAACGACCACCGTCACCCCAAAGAACATGCACTCGGTGACGACCTCAATGCTGGTAGCGAAGCAG AAGCCATGGAGATCATCCCTCTTTCTGAGCCCACCGCCAGCCAGGAAGCCCCCTCGCCTGACCCCTCGCCCCCCGCTGAGCCCAAGGAGGACGGCACGGCGCGCCAGATCATGCAACTGCTGCAGGAGATCCAGAACCCGCAGGGGCCACCGCGGCTGCCCCCCTTCATGGGCGAGAATCCCTGCATCCCCTTCTTCTACCGTCCCGACGAGCAAGACGAGGTCAAGATCCTGGTGGTGTGA